A section of the Cryobacterium soli genome encodes:
- a CDS encoding lysylphosphatidylglycerol synthase transmembrane domain-containing protein translates to MTDDADLVPEPGAPEPGLPGTGTEPPHPAATARRRHPLVIAASVLLLLVIVGVVLVPQYASGVRALESFGSISPSLVLAALTLELASLLCYSALSAEMIGPPTPRFRTLLRIDLTDLGIRNAVPGGGATAAAARYRFLRQAGVRPENALTAATIQLTGSNLALGALFALGVALSLRTFSDNLYYRVAGIAVLALLAAAALAVWLLTRHPARSVTAARAVARRLPLVTEAGAESFVRTLGGQIRLLATHPRRLLVVVVLSAANWLLDAAALWVLLAAFGYPLAFGPLLTVYGLGTIVAMLPLTPGGLGIVEAVMVPALIAFGAPRGAALLGVLGWRLLEYWLPLPLGLAAWLSLRRGSSRRRDSPGHPPE, encoded by the coding sequence ATGACCGACGACGCGGACCTGGTGCCCGAACCCGGTGCGCCCGAGCCCGGTCTGCCCGGCACCGGCACCGAGCCGCCCCACCCGGCGGCCACGGCTCGGCGCCGGCATCCGCTGGTCATCGCCGCGTCGGTGCTGTTGCTGCTCGTGATCGTGGGGGTGGTGCTCGTGCCGCAGTACGCCAGCGGCGTGCGGGCGCTGGAGTCGTTCGGGTCGATCTCGCCGTCGCTCGTGCTGGCCGCGCTCACCCTCGAGCTGGCGTCGCTGCTGTGTTACAGCGCCCTGTCGGCGGAGATGATCGGGCCGCCCACGCCGCGTTTCCGCACGCTGCTGCGCATCGACCTCACCGACCTGGGTATCCGGAATGCGGTGCCCGGCGGCGGCGCCACGGCCGCGGCCGCCCGGTACCGGTTTCTGCGGCAAGCGGGCGTGCGGCCGGAGAACGCGCTGACGGCCGCGACCATCCAGCTCACCGGGTCGAACCTGGCTCTCGGCGCCCTCTTCGCCCTGGGCGTGGCCCTGTCGTTGCGCACGTTCTCGGACAACCTCTACTACCGCGTCGCCGGCATTGCGGTGCTGGCCCTGCTGGCCGCCGCGGCTCTCGCGGTGTGGCTGCTCACCCGGCACCCGGCCCGATCGGTCACGGCGGCCCGTGCCGTGGCGCGCCGGCTGCCGCTGGTGACCGAGGCCGGAGCGGAGTCGTTCGTGCGCACGCTGGGCGGTCAGATCCGACTACTGGCCACGCATCCGCGCCGGCTGCTCGTGGTGGTGGTGCTGTCGGCCGCGAACTGGCTGCTGGATGCGGCCGCCCTGTGGGTGCTGCTGGCCGCGTTCGGGTATCCGCTGGCATTCGGCCCCCTGCTCACGGTCTACGGGCTGGGCACGATCGTCGCGATGCTGCCGCTCACTCCGGGAGGCCTGGGCATCGTCGAGGCCGTGATGGTGCCGGCCCTCATCGCGTTCGGTGCCCCGCGCGGGGCCGCGCTGCTGGGGGTGTTGGGCTGGCGGCTGCTCGAGTACTGGCTGCCGCTGCCTCTGGGCTTGGCCGCCTGGCTGTCCCTGCGGCGGGGCAGCTCGCGCCGGAGGGACAGCCCCGGGCACCCACCGGAGTGA
- a CDS encoding SprT-like domain-containing protein, which yields MADLVRVRRWADALIALHLDPSWTFDFDNAKKRAGLCNFTLKRITVSRYLAARYGDDEIHQILLHEVAHALAGARAGHGPAWRSVAAGLGYDGKRTHDGEIADDLAPWVGTCSAGHTHYRYRKPTRPLACGLCGRGFTAAHVITWVRREITPAARRKAAAAAR from the coding sequence ATGGCCGACCTCGTGCGCGTGCGCCGTTGGGCCGACGCGCTGATCGCCCTGCACCTCGACCCCAGTTGGACGTTCGATTTCGACAACGCCAAGAAGCGGGCGGGGCTGTGCAACTTCACCCTCAAGCGCATCACGGTGTCGCGCTACCTCGCCGCCCGGTACGGCGACGACGAGATCCACCAGATCCTGTTGCACGAGGTGGCGCACGCCCTGGCCGGTGCCCGCGCCGGCCACGGTCCGGCCTGGCGCAGCGTGGCCGCCGGTCTCGGCTATGACGGCAAGCGCACCCACGACGGGGAGATCGCCGACGACCTCGCCCCCTGGGTGGGCACCTGCTCGGCCGGCCACACGCACTACCGCTACCGCAAGCCCACCCGGCCGCTGGCCTGCGGCCTCTGCGGACGCGGCTTCACCGCCGCGCATGTGATCACCTGGGTGCGGCGGGAGATCACCCCCGCAGCCCGCCGCAAGGCGGCCGCCGCCGCGCGCTGA